The following are from one region of the Ptychodera flava strain L36383 chromosome 15, AS_Pfla_20210202, whole genome shotgun sequence genome:
- the LOC139151292 gene encoding G protein-activated inward rectifier potassium channel 3-like produces the protein MLRSSNQIGKSTEYLIHSMDQTTGKKKMRKRLVEKGGRCTIIHNYQRTHNFRFLSDIFTTLVDIKWRYNLTVFTLAYLISWVIFSILWWLIALEHGDLDTENLNDINWEPCVTNVHSFATAFLFSLETQTTIGYGFRSITDECWVGILIVVIQSVVSCMIDAVMIGCVFAKIAKPKRRAETLVFSKNAVIAKRDGKLCLMIQLADMRHSHLFEAHIRAKLIKHRETEEGEIIPLYQYDLNMGYDQGLDRIFLVWPLVLEHVIDKNSPLYEMSATDLKKADFEIIVILEGIVASTGMTTQKLTSYLPDEIKWGFRFNSQIIGTHGDCFAAFYSLLNDTIPTPTPSLSMKELDEKRETEANRTEADTTTSTLNEDRRNNSNTHGNGRLAHQTSHTETAPQENHTPKRNGSSTIIRDVIDIEGVELKDLTTETETQKENEEKKKA, from the coding sequence ATGTTGCGTTCAAGCAATCAGATCGGTAAGAGTACCGAGTACCTGATACACTCAATGGACCAGACAACAGGAAAGAAGAAAATGCGAAAACGTCTTGTTGAAAAGGGTGGACGCTGTACTATTATACACAACTACCAACGTACGCACAATTTCCGGTTTCTCAGCGATATTTTCACAACTTTGGTGGACATCAAATGGAGATACAATTTGACTGTCTTCACCTTGGCGTATTTGATTTCTTGGGTGATCTTCAGTATCCTTTGGTGGCTGATAGCACTTGAGCACGGTGACCTTGACACTGaaaatttgaatgacataaactGGGAGCCATGTGTCACAAATGTCCATTCCTTCGCTACAGCATTCCTGTTTTCGCTGGAAACTCAAACCACCATTGGCTACGGTTTTCGATCTATCACGGACGAGTGCTGGGTGGGCATCTTGATAGTGGTGATCCAGTCTGTGGTAAGCTGCATGATCGATGCTGTCATGATCGGCTGCGTCTTTGCGAAAATTGCCAAACCCAAGAGACGCGCAGAGACGCTGGTCTTCAGCAAGAACGCTGTGATTGCAAAGCGGGACGGAAAACTCTGCTTGATGATTCAACTGGCGGATATGAGACACAGTCATCTGTTTGAAGCACACATCAGAGCGAAATTGATAAAGCACCGTGAAACAGAAGAAGGGGAAATAATACCGCTGTACCAATACGACCTCAATATGGGTTACGACCAGGGACTGGACCGTATCTTCCTTGTCTGGCCATTGGTTTTAGAACATGTCATTGACAAAAACAGCCCACTGTACGAGATGTCAGCGACAGATTTAAAAAAAGCCGACTTTGAAATCATTGTTATATTGGAAGGAATAGTTGCATCAACTGGGATGACAACGCAGAAACTAACATCGTATCTTCCGGATGAAATCAAGTGGGGTTTTCGCTTCAACAGCCAGATCATCGGCACTCACGGAGACTGCTTCGCTGCTTTCTACAGCCTCCTGAATGATACTATACCCACGCCAACGCCGTCTTTGAGCATGAAAGAGCTGGATGAGAAGAGAGAGACCGAGGCAAACAGAACTGAAGCGGACACCACGACCAGCACTCTCAATGAAGACAGGAGGAATAACAGTAACACGCACGGAAATGGCAGACTAGCACATCAAACatcacacacagagacagctcCGCAGGAGAATCACACACCCAAACGCAATGGCAGCAGTACTATAATACGAGATGTGATTGACATTGAGGGAGTTGAGCTGAAAGACCTAACAACAGAAACAGAGACACAAAAGGAAAATGAAGAGAAGAAGAAAGCTTGA